In Falco biarmicus isolate bFalBia1 chromosome 5, bFalBia1.pri, whole genome shotgun sequence, a single genomic region encodes these proteins:
- the RBM28 gene encoding RNA-binding protein 28 has protein sequence MAAAGGSAPGRTVLVRGLPATATAADLEGLFGRLGPLRRCFVVTEKGTKTCRGFGYVTYSLAEDAQRALQEATVLGARRLSVTLARQRLREGRKKLQQKEEAAVEAPKAAAAVPQRLKKPRAASRKARLIIRNLSFKCSEDNLKSLFSPFGTVLEVNIPRKPDGKMRGFAFVQFGNMLEAAKALRGMNMKEIKGRPVAVDWAVAKDKYQAMQGSQPDESKEEEPREGKEQSVGDAEKKEEEQEEEEEKEEGEEEEEEEEEEEKKDKKMAGKIKIKPSLSQARGWPGKGTAAKDSSDEEEDDDDEAGSEDDSKQEEDSDEEEDEEEEEGRAVPKKQQGRARQLSSDVSEGKTVFIRNLSFDTEEEALGEMLQQFGDLKYVRIVLHPDTEHSKGCAFAQFLTQEAAQKCLQAAQEESEGGGLRLDGRLLRIDLAVSREEAQKLRGQKVKKPTGTRNLYLAREGLIRAGTKAAEGVSDADMAKRARFEELKYQKLRDQNIFVSRTRLCVHNLPKAVDSTRLRRLLLQVVGRGKAVHIKECRVMRELRGKGQSLGYAFVEFGEHEQALAALRSINNNPRLFGPQKRPIVEFSLEDRRKLKLKEQRAQRSLLKLKAKPVEKEQAAAGVAEPAGPPKKQQGRKKSLSKGAKGSCGSLVGGQEAVPWSGFRTEAQVERVELPDGTTRKKVLALPSHRGPKIRKRDKGKVKPLPTKQPKAKVQRQKKRKEAPTQAKQRRREGGGSEARFSELVERYKRKILGSDAPTPKRSKWFES, from the exons gcacCAAGACCTGTCGTGGCTTTGGCTACGTCACCTACTCCTTGGCTGAGGATGCCCAGCGAGCTCTGCAGGAGGCCACTGTCCTTGGTGCACGTCGGCTCAGCGTGACGCTGGCCCGGCAGAGGctcagggaggggaggaagaagctacagcagaaggaggaagcagcagtgg AGGCCCCCAAAGCCGCTGCCGCAGTCCCCCAAAGACTGAAGAAGCCCAGGGCTGCCTCCAGGAAAGCCCGGCTGATCATCCGCAACCTCAGCTTCAAG TGCTCTGAGGACAACCTGAAGTCTCTCTTCTCACCCTTTGGCACAGTACTGGAGGTGAACATCCCCAGGAAGCCAG ATGGAAAGATGCGGGGATTCGCCTTTGTGCAGTTTGGGAACATGCTGGAAGCAGCCAAGGCACTCCGGGGGATGAACATGAAGGAGATCAAAG GGCGGCCGGTGGCGGTAGACTGGGCCGTGGCCAAGGACAAGTACCAGGCGATGCAGGGCAGTCAGCCCGATG AGAGCAAGGAGGAGGAACCTAGGGAGGGCAAAGAGCAGAGTGTGGGTGATGctgagaagaaggaggaagaacaagaagaggaggaagaaaaggaggaaggggaagaagaggaggaggaggaggaagaagaagagaagaaagataaaaaaatggCTGGAAAGATTAAGATCAAGCCTTCCTTGTCCCAGGCACGAGGGTG GCCTGGGAAGGGGACAGCAGCCAAGGACAGCAGcgatgaggaggaggatgatgatgatgaagcaGGCAGCGAGGATGATAGCAAGCAGGAGGAAGACTcagatgaggaggaggatgaagaagaggaggaag GGAGAGCTGTGCCCAAGAAGCAGCAGGGTAGGGCACGGCAACTCTCATCGGACGTGAGCGAGGGCAAGACTGTCTTCATCAG GAATCTCTCCTTCGATACGGAGGAGGAGGCGCtgggggagatgctgcagcagttTGGGGACCTCAAATACGTCCGTATCGTACTGCACCCTGACACAGAGCACTCCAAAG GCTGTGCCTTTGCCCAGTTCCTGACACAAGAAGCTGCCCAGAAATGTctgcaggctgctcaggaggAGAGTGAG GGCGGGGGACTGCGGCTGGATGGGCGGCTGCTCCGCATTGACCTGGCTGTGAGCCGTGAGGAAGCCCAGAAACTCCGTGGGCAAAAGGTGAAGAAGCCAACGGGCACCCGAAACCTCTACCTGGCCCGCGAAGGCT TGATCCGGGCTGGGACAAAGGCTGCAGAGGGTGTGAGTGATGCTGACATGGCCAAGCGAGCACGG TTCGAGGAGCTCAAGTACCAGAAACTGCGGGACCAGAACATCTTCGTGTCCCGCACGCGGCTCTGTGTCCACAACCTGCCCAAGGCTGTGGACAGCACCCGACTCCGGcgcctgctgctgcaggtggttGGCAGGGGCAAGGCTGTGCACATCAAGGAG TGCCGGGTGATGCGGGAGCTGCGGGGCAAGGGGCAGTCCCTGGGCTACGCCTTCGTGGAATTTGGGGAGCACGAGCAGGCACTGGCCGCCCTGCGGAGCATCAACAACAACCCCCGCCTCTTCGGGCCCCAAAAG CGGCCCATTGTGGAGTTCTCGCTGGAGGATCGTCGGAAGCTGAAGCTGAAGGAGCAGCGAGCCCAGCGCAGCCTG CTCAAGCTGAAAGCAAAGCCAGTGGAGAAGGAACAGGCTGCTGCCGGGGTAGCTGAGCCAGCGGGACCCCCTAAAAAgcaacagggaaggaaaaaatccctCTCCAAAGGAGCCAAGGGTTCCTGCGGATCCCTGGTGGGGGGACAGGAGGCTGTACCCTGGTCCGGCTTCCGCACAGAGGCGCAGGTGGAGCGGGTGGAGCTGCCAGACGGCACCACAAGGAAGAAGGTGCTGGCGCTGCCCTCACACCGCGGGCCCAAAATCAG GAAGCGTGACAAGGGGAAGGTGAAACCCCTCCCCACAAAGCAGCCCAAGGCCAAAGTCCAGCGGCAGAAGAAGCGCAAGGAGGCCCCTACCCAG gcaaagcagcggcggcgggagggTGGGGGCTCCGAGGCCCGGTTCAGCGAGCTGGTGGAGCGATACAAGAGGAAGATCCTGGGCAGTGATGCCCCCACACCCAAGAGGAGCAAGTGGTTTGAGAGCTGA
- the LEP gene encoding leptin — protein sequence MPRDARAQRISWPPGAPCVLGIPPCSVHPRTPVLLLPPRPPPLAGAPPSRRGGLWPGSGTDSGMDSGTAGRTAGWAAGCTAGQRDGQRGHRRAGAGAGSAVVQRPRSARYIGGAAGHGAIVATRPDPPDGPGSASECESPEHLTPFMPPGAEPGRMRWPGMSLWGVLWLWLPLASGHPVRLEKVRADTRNLTRTLSARIQQLQLFPLSLKISGLEAIPGEGAPEGLGAMDHRLQLFQRLLGGLAAGGLPLAQIANDMENLRSLLAALAAHLGCPLPRAPPAPPGLPDLLAEAPHTAAGLALARLRICLDGIAARLDSLPAC from the exons ATGCCCCGGGACGCCCGTGCTCAGCGCATCTCCTGGCCCCCCGGTGCTCCGTGTGTCCTTGGGATCCCCCCGTGCTCGGTGCATCCCCGGACCCCCGTTCTCCTTCTgccccctcgccccccgcccctgGCCGGTGCACCCCCGAGTCGCCGCGGGGGGCTGTGGCCGGGCAGCGGGACGGACAGCGGGATGGACAGCGGGACAGCGGGACGGACAGCGGGATGGGCAGCGGGATGCACAGCGGGACAGCgggacgggcagcggggccaccgtcgggcgggggcgggggcgggcagcgccgTTGTGCAACGGCCCCGCTCCGCTCGCTATATAGGGGGGGCCGCGGGGCATGGAGCCATCGTCGCGACCAGACCGGACCCACCGGACGGCCCAG GCTCAGCAAGTGAGTGCGAGTCTCCG GAGCACCTGACCCCCTTCATGCCACCCGGTGCAGAGCCTGGCAGGATGCGGTGGCCTGGCATGTCCCTCTGGGGTGTcctgtggctgtggctgccgCTGGCCAGTGGCCATCCCGTCCGGCTGGAGAAGGTCCGGGCGGACACCAGGAACCTCACCCGCACCCTCAGCGCCCgcatccagcagctgcag ctCTTTCCCCTGAGCCTGAAGATCAGCGGGCTGGAGGCCAtccccggggagggggctcccgaggggctgggggccatGGACCACCGCCTCCAGCTCTTCCAGCGCCTGCTGGGTGGCCTGGCAGCAGGCGGCCTGCCGCTGGCCCAGATCGCCAACGACATGGAGAACCTCCGCAGCCTCCTGGCCGCCCTGGCTGCCCACCtgggctgccccctgccccgcgcccccccggcacccccaggTCTGCCCGACCTGTTGGCCGAGGCACCCCACACCGCTGCCGGGCTGGCCCTGGCACGGCTCCGCATCTGCCTGGACGGCATCGCCGCCCGCCTCGACAGCCTCCCCGCCTGCTAG